One stretch of Acidimicrobiales bacterium DNA includes these proteins:
- a CDS encoding GNAT family N-acetyltransferase encodes MPSPIVVRRAASDEGEEIGLLTLAAYRGDRVVDEEYAKELGDGTARVRDAHVLVAFAGLRMVGSVTLAESGTPFAEIAQPGELEVRMLGVDPAARRLGIADRLMDAAEQRARDRALDAIVLSTAPHMTAAHALYDRRGYLPQPHRNWHVDDDLLLLAYRLVL; translated from the coding sequence GTGCCCTCCCCGATCGTCGTACGCCGCGCCGCCTCCGACGAGGGCGAGGAGATCGGCCTGCTCACCCTCGCCGCTTATCGCGGCGACCGGGTGGTCGACGAGGAGTACGCCAAGGAGCTCGGCGACGGCACCGCCCGGGTGCGTGACGCCCACGTCCTGGTGGCGTTCGCCGGGCTGCGCATGGTCGGCTCGGTGACCCTCGCCGAGTCCGGCACGCCGTTCGCCGAGATCGCTCAGCCCGGGGAGCTCGAGGTGCGCATGCTGGGCGTCGACCCCGCGGCCCGCCGGCTCGGCATCGCCGACCGCCTGATGGACGCCGCCGAGCAACGCGCCCGCGACCGTGCCCTCGACGCCATCGTGCTCTCCACCGCCCCCCACATGACCGCCGCCCACGCCCTCTACGACCGCCGGGGCTACCTCCCCCAGCCCCACCGCAATTGGCACGTCGACGACGATCTCCTCCTCCTCGCCTACCGCCTCGTGCTCTGA
- a CDS encoding aminoglycoside phosphotransferase family protein, with protein MPARIHPDEVDMPPALVRRLLAAQHPQWADLPLTVAGEWGTDHAMYRLGDELVVRLPRIGWAVKAVAAEQRWLPFLGPQLPVQIPEVVATGEPGEGYPWPWTVLTWIEGEHPPTVDWWGAEQLAVRLARFNRALAAIDPTGGPVAGSPGGPQRGIPIRLRDEQVRSCIDLLADEFDPVALVAAWEADAFVADHDGDPVWVHGDLTSGNLLLRDGRLVGVLDFGGIAVGDPSVGLLPAWNLFAGQARQAFRDFSEVDEAAWRRGRAWALSIAVVALPYYRDTFPAICASSRRVLTEVLADHEREALGPATPAAHPDGYQQAAYVGEAEAGAENLGGPVPPPPRPAPRGPASFGDAVRPAADVSAADWVVAGQDHRSDNMGGVGRLVPDGFEQVVFVDDVPGDQDDWWDLERAHTMAIAEVAARHTTSPDHVFMAIWEGHGYPEDDLERYPKFSTADGDRAYYLLEGSLSTLADLVWPNYEVRVWRQPDLWWPADRAWIVCTDVDIWCNYVAGTSALVAEVAAAVTTDTHLVTRTDDLERVD; from the coding sequence ATGCCGGCGCGCATCCACCCCGACGAGGTCGACATGCCGCCGGCGCTGGTGCGGCGGCTTCTCGCCGCCCAGCACCCGCAGTGGGCCGACCTGCCCCTGACGGTGGCGGGGGAATGGGGCACCGACCACGCCATGTACCGCCTGGGCGATGAGCTGGTCGTGCGCCTGCCCCGCATCGGGTGGGCGGTGAAGGCGGTGGCGGCCGAGCAGCGGTGGCTGCCGTTCCTCGGCCCCCAGCTGCCGGTCCAGATCCCCGAGGTGGTGGCGACCGGCGAGCCCGGCGAGGGCTACCCGTGGCCGTGGACCGTGTTGACGTGGATCGAGGGCGAGCACCCGCCGACGGTGGACTGGTGGGGCGCCGAGCAGCTGGCCGTGCGCCTCGCCCGCTTCAACCGCGCGCTGGCCGCGATCGACCCCACCGGCGGACCCGTCGCCGGCTCGCCCGGCGGGCCGCAGCGGGGGATCCCCATCCGGCTCCGGGACGAGCAGGTGCGCTCGTGCATCGACCTGCTCGCCGACGAGTTCGACCCGGTGGCCTTGGTGGCGGCATGGGAGGCCGACGCCTTCGTCGCCGACCACGACGGCGACCCCGTGTGGGTCCACGGCGACCTCACGTCCGGCAACCTCCTGCTGCGGGACGGGCGTCTGGTCGGCGTGCTCGACTTCGGTGGCATCGCGGTCGGTGATCCCTCGGTCGGGCTGCTCCCGGCGTGGAACCTCTTCGCCGGCCAGGCCCGCCAGGCCTTCCGGGACTTCAGCGAGGTCGACGAGGCGGCGTGGCGGCGTGGCCGAGCGTGGGCCCTGTCCATCGCCGTGGTCGCCCTCCCGTACTACCGCGACACCTTCCCGGCCATCTGCGCCTCCTCCCGCCGGGTCCTGACCGAGGTGCTCGCCGACCACGAGCGCGAGGCCCTCGGCCCAGCGACGCCGGCCGCGCATCCCGACGGCTACCAGCAGGCGGCCTACGTCGGCGAGGCAGAGGCGGGGGCCGAGAACCTGGGTGGACCTGTGCCCCCACCACCGCGCCCGGCGCCACGTGGACCCGCCTCGTTCGGCGACGCTGTTCGCCCTGCCGCCGATGTCTCCGCCGCCGACTGGGTCGTGGCCGGCCAGGACCACAGGTCCGACAACATGGGTGGCGTCGGCCGGCTGGTGCCCGACGGCTTCGAGCAGGTCGTCTTCGTCGACGATGTCCCTGGGGACCAGGACGACTGGTGGGACCTCGAGCGGGCGCACACCATGGCGATCGCCGAGGTCGCTGCCCGCCACACCACCTCGCCCGACCACGTGTTCATGGCGATCTGGGAAGGCCACGGGTACCCGGAGGACGACCTCGAGCGCTACCCGAAGTTCTCCACCGCGGACGGCGATCGGGCGTACTACCTGCTCGAGGGTTCGTTGTCGACCCTGGCCGATCTGGTCTGGCCGAACTACGAGGTACGGGTGTGGCGTCAGCCCGACCTGTGGTGGCCGGCGGACCGGGCCTGGATCGTGTGCACCGACGTGGACATCTGGTGCAACTACGTCGCGGGCACTAGTGCCCTCGTCGCCGAGGTCGCCGCCGCCGTCACGACCGACACCCACCTCGTCACCCGCACGGACGACCTCGAACGCGTCGACTGA
- a CDS encoding sugar transferase — protein sequence MAEAGPGGASGEGAEPAAPSGVPGADERPDDEHLAEDLAAAAAAAAPPAASEVLLARPVHHAVERYRRVVVAVDALSALAGAMLAQVLREVLFGASLTVDGSHVPYLLVAVVAVASWLAILAVAGAYQHAILGSGTEEYRRIIRAAVGALAVAVLIVFLTRAQVARGFVMGLAPLIAGWTLFGRYLARNWLARQRARGLQMRRVVVLGRPEAVLEAVRHFRGAVDQGYQVVSACVVGDAPAEVIDELGMPVLPSGDPISAVRDERAEILAIAGTEALPTGALRTLAWDLEGTGVDLIVVPTITDVAGPRVSVQPVAGLPLLLVEPPRLTGGARLVKSMVDRVTAFVVVLVLLPVFVVIGLMVRLTSRGPAIFRQTRIGRDGKPFTMWKFRTMTERAEQDLDTLVTLNEHDGLLFKIRDDPRRTTVGKWLRRFSLDELPQFVHVLSGKMSLVGPRPPLPSEVAKYPEDVRRRLLVKPGLTGLWQVSGRADLPWAESVRLDLYYVDNWSLSMDLVIVLKTATAVLHGKGAY from the coding sequence ATGGCTGAGGCAGGCCCCGGCGGCGCATCGGGCGAGGGGGCCGAGCCGGCCGCGCCGAGCGGGGTCCCGGGCGCCGACGAGCGCCCCGACGACGAGCACCTGGCCGAGGACCTCGCCGCCGCGGCGGCCGCGGCCGCCCCGCCGGCGGCCTCCGAGGTGCTCCTCGCCCGGCCCGTCCACCACGCCGTCGAGCGCTACCGGCGCGTCGTGGTGGCCGTCGACGCCCTGTCGGCCCTGGCAGGGGCGATGCTGGCCCAGGTTCTGCGCGAGGTGCTGTTCGGGGCGTCCCTGACCGTCGACGGGAGCCACGTCCCGTACCTGCTCGTGGCGGTCGTCGCGGTGGCGTCGTGGTTGGCCATCCTCGCCGTCGCCGGCGCCTACCAGCACGCCATCCTCGGCTCCGGCACCGAGGAGTACCGCCGCATCATCCGGGCTGCGGTCGGTGCTCTGGCCGTGGCCGTGCTCATCGTGTTCCTCACGCGCGCCCAGGTCGCCCGCGGCTTCGTGATGGGCCTCGCCCCGCTGATCGCGGGCTGGACCCTGTTCGGCCGCTACCTCGCCCGGAACTGGCTGGCCCGCCAGCGGGCGAGGGGCCTCCAGATGCGGCGGGTGGTGGTGCTGGGCCGGCCCGAGGCCGTGCTGGAGGCCGTCCGACACTTCCGGGGTGCCGTCGACCAGGGCTACCAGGTGGTCAGCGCCTGCGTGGTGGGCGACGCGCCAGCCGAGGTGATCGACGAGCTCGGGATGCCGGTGCTGCCCTCCGGCGACCCGATCAGCGCCGTCCGGGACGAGCGGGCCGAGATCCTCGCCATCGCCGGCACGGAGGCCCTGCCGACGGGCGCGCTGCGCACGCTGGCGTGGGACCTCGAGGGCACCGGCGTCGACCTGATCGTCGTCCCGACCATCACCGACGTGGCCGGGCCCCGGGTGAGCGTCCAGCCGGTGGCCGGCCTGCCTCTCCTGCTCGTGGAGCCTCCCCGGCTGACCGGCGGTGCCCGGCTGGTGAAATCGATGGTCGACCGGGTGACGGCGTTCGTGGTGGTCCTCGTCCTCCTGCCCGTCTTCGTGGTGATCGGGCTGATGGTGCGCCTGACCAGCCGGGGGCCGGCCATCTTCCGCCAGACCCGCATCGGGCGTGACGGCAAGCCCTTCACGATGTGGAAGTTCCGCACCATGACCGAGCGGGCCGAGCAGGACCTCGACACCCTCGTCACCCTGAACGAGCACGACGGCCTGCTCTTCAAGATCCGCGACGACCCGCGCCGCACGACGGTGGGGAAGTGGCTGCGGCGGTTCTCGCTCGACGAGCTGCCGCAGTTCGTCCACGTGCTCTCGGGGAAGATGTCGCTCGTCGGCCCCCGCCCACCGCTGCCGTCGGAGGTGGCGAAGTACCCCGAGGACGTCCGCCGGCGCCTGCTCGTCAAGCCCGGCCTCACCGGCCTCTGGCAGGTCTCGGGCCGCGCCGACCTCCCGTGGGCCGAGTCCGTCCGCCTCGACCTCTACTACGTGGACAACTGGTCGCTCTCGATGGACCTGGTCATCGTGTTGAAGACCGCGACCGCCGTCCTCCACGGCAAGGGCGCCTACTAG
- a CDS encoding class I SAM-dependent methyltransferase: protein MADGGEGRTVQFGGLYPEVGAGGFSRVDGTVQFYGRVRSLLRPDMVLLDFGAGRGVGPQEDPVTYRRELQIHQGHVARVIGADIDPVVKENPVLDEAIVLDGVSARLPLDDESVDLIVSDFTFEHLDDPAHTARELERVLRPGGWLCARTPNKWGYIGVGARLVPNSFHTRFLRRLQPDRQAQDVFPTRYRCNTVADVRRHFPPDRFDDFSYRHESEPLYAGSSAAAQRAQRAVLTVLPNRMASMLMIFVRRKGGPDGGTSADG from the coding sequence ATGGCCGACGGGGGAGAGGGGCGAACGGTGCAGTTCGGGGGCCTGTACCCCGAGGTCGGCGCCGGCGGGTTCAGCCGGGTCGATGGCACCGTCCAGTTCTACGGCCGGGTGCGCTCGCTCCTGCGGCCCGACATGGTCCTGCTCGACTTCGGTGCCGGACGGGGGGTGGGGCCACAGGAGGATCCCGTCACCTACCGGCGGGAGCTCCAGATCCACCAGGGGCACGTGGCGCGTGTCATCGGCGCCGACATCGACCCGGTGGTGAAGGAGAACCCGGTGCTCGACGAGGCCATCGTCCTCGACGGCGTGTCGGCCCGGCTGCCCCTCGACGACGAGTCGGTGGACCTGATCGTCTCCGACTTCACCTTCGAGCACCTCGACGACCCGGCCCACACGGCCCGTGAGCTCGAGCGGGTGCTGCGACCGGGGGGTTGGCTCTGCGCCCGCACGCCGAACAAGTGGGGCTACATCGGCGTGGGCGCCCGGTTGGTGCCCAACTCGTTCCACACCCGGTTCCTGCGCCGTCTCCAGCCCGATCGGCAGGCCCAGGACGTCTTCCCCACCCGCTACCGCTGCAACACCGTCGCCGACGTGCGTCGGCACTTCCCGCCCGACCGCTTCGACGACTTCTCCTACCGCCACGAGTCCGAGCCGCTCTACGCGGGCTCGTCGGCGGCGGCGCAGCGGGCCCAGCGGGCCGTGCTGACGGTGCTGCCCAACCGCATGGCCTCGATGCTCATGATCTTCGTGCGGCGCAAGGGCGGACCCGACGGTGGGACGTCCGCCGATGGCTGA
- a CDS encoding glycosyltransferase family 4 protein, whose product MRIVLHDYSGHPFQVQLSRELARRGHQVDHVHCPSYTTGKGSLVRRPDDPEGFRVLEVDLGETFDKYHFRRRWRQEVRYGKLFAALVDDLRPDVLVSCNVPLFAQEQIQRWARRTRTPFVFWQQDVYSFAMRDTVARKLPGAGHLLGAWFVHLERRMLRRSDAVVTISPDFEPILDEWGIPADRVHVVENWAPLEDLPARPRDNPWSAEHGLDGKRVLLYSGTLGLKHNPDLLRRLALAVADQPDVTVVVASEGMGADWLAERAAAEHLDNLVLLPFQPIEVFPDVLGSADVLLAILEPEAGVFSVPSKVLSYHCAGRPIVASVPSANLAARTIAEAGSGVTVEPDDPDGFVAAARRLLDDPDLRHHLGADARAYAERAFDVHRIGDRFDAIFDELSTTDETAGGGRTGRKAS is encoded by the coding sequence ATGCGGATCGTTCTCCACGACTACTCCGGTCACCCCTTCCAGGTGCAGCTCAGCCGGGAGCTGGCCCGCCGGGGCCACCAGGTCGACCACGTCCACTGCCCGTCGTACACCACCGGCAAGGGCTCCCTGGTGCGCCGACCCGACGATCCCGAGGGGTTCCGGGTCCTCGAGGTCGACCTCGGCGAGACCTTCGACAAGTACCACTTCCGGCGCCGCTGGCGGCAGGAGGTGCGCTACGGGAAGCTCTTCGCCGCCCTCGTCGACGACCTGCGGCCCGACGTGCTCGTCTCGTGCAACGTCCCCCTCTTCGCCCAGGAGCAGATCCAGCGCTGGGCCCGGCGCACCCGTACCCCGTTCGTGTTCTGGCAGCAGGACGTCTACAGCTTCGCCATGCGCGACACCGTGGCCCGCAAGCTGCCCGGCGCCGGCCACCTGCTGGGGGCGTGGTTCGTGCACCTCGAGCGCCGGATGCTGCGGCGCAGCGACGCGGTCGTCACCATCTCCCCCGACTTCGAGCCCATCCTCGACGAGTGGGGCATCCCGGCCGATCGGGTGCACGTCGTCGAGAACTGGGCGCCCCTGGAGGACCTGCCCGCGCGCCCCCGCGACAACCCGTGGTCGGCCGAGCACGGCCTCGACGGGAAGCGGGTGCTGCTGTACTCGGGCACCCTCGGCCTCAAGCACAACCCGGACCTCCTGCGCCGCCTCGCGCTCGCCGTCGCCGACCAGCCCGACGTCACGGTCGTTGTCGCCTCGGAGGGCATGGGTGCGGACTGGCTGGCCGAGCGGGCCGCCGCCGAGCACCTGGACAACCTCGTCCTCCTGCCCTTCCAGCCCATCGAGGTCTTCCCCGACGTGCTGGGCAGCGCCGACGTCCTGTTGGCCATCCTCGAGCCCGAGGCCGGTGTGTTCTCGGTCCCGTCCAAGGTGCTCAGCTACCACTGCGCCGGCCGCCCCATCGTGGCCTCGGTGCCATCGGCCAACCTCGCGGCCCGCACCATCGCCGAGGCCGGCAGCGGCGTGACCGTCGAGCCCGACGACCCCGACGGCTTCGTCGCCGCGGCCCGACGATTGCTCGACGACCCGGATCTACGGCACCATCTCGGGGCTGACGCGCGTGCGTACGCCGAGCGGGCCTTCGACGTGCACCGCATCGGCGATCGCTTCGACGCCATCTTCGACGAGCTTTCGACAACGGACGAGACTGCCGGCGGGGGCCGGACAGGGAGGAAGGCATCGTGA
- a CDS encoding NAD-dependent epimerase/dehydratase family protein, whose product MSQDGLIVVAGGGGFIGGHLVRDLVEAGHTEVRAVDVKPKDEWFQHHEGVDERQLDLMDLAACHEALAGATVVYDLAADMGGMGFIENNKALCMLSSLIGTHLLLAARDAGVERFFFASSACVYAAEKQTSAAVQALREEDAYPAMPEDGYGWEKLFTERMCHHFHEDFGLATRVARFHNIYGPNGSYDGGREKAPAAICRKVVQAKLSGDHRIEIWGDGHQTRSFTYIDDCLHGIHLVTDGEYTDPVNVGSSELVTINQLVDIVEGIAGVTLERDYKLDAPQGVRGRNSDNTMILERYGWEPSTSLADGLERTYRWIHDQMSA is encoded by the coding sequence GTGAGCCAGGACGGGCTGATCGTCGTCGCCGGGGGCGGCGGGTTCATCGGGGGCCACCTGGTGCGCGACCTCGTCGAAGCGGGCCACACCGAGGTGCGCGCCGTCGACGTCAAGCCGAAGGACGAGTGGTTCCAGCACCACGAGGGCGTCGACGAGCGCCAGCTCGACCTCATGGACCTGGCGGCCTGCCACGAGGCCCTGGCCGGCGCGACGGTGGTCTACGACCTCGCCGCCGACATGGGCGGCATGGGGTTCATCGAGAACAACAAGGCGCTGTGCATGTTGTCGTCGCTGATCGGCACGCACCTGCTGCTCGCGGCCCGCGACGCCGGCGTCGAGCGCTTCTTCTTCGCCTCGTCGGCCTGCGTGTACGCCGCCGAGAAGCAGACCTCCGCCGCGGTCCAGGCCTTGCGCGAGGAGGACGCCTACCCCGCCATGCCCGAGGACGGCTACGGCTGGGAGAAGCTCTTCACCGAGCGGATGTGCCACCACTTCCACGAGGACTTCGGCCTCGCCACCCGGGTGGCCCGCTTCCACAACATCTACGGGCCCAACGGCTCCTACGACGGCGGCCGGGAGAAGGCGCCCGCCGCCATCTGCCGCAAGGTCGTGCAGGCGAAGCTCAGCGGCGACCACCGCATCGAGATCTGGGGCGACGGCCACCAGACCCGCAGCTTCACCTACATCGACGACTGCCTCCACGGCATCCACCTCGTCACCGACGGCGAGTACACCGATCCCGTCAACGTGGGCAGCAGCGAGCTGGTCACCATCAACCAGCTCGTCGACATCGTCGAGGGCATCGCCGGCGTCACCCTCGAACGGGACTACAAGCTCGACGCCCCCCAGGGCGTGCGGGGCCGCAACAGCGACAACACGATGATCCTCGAGCGCTACGGCTGGGAGCCCTCGACGTCGCTGGCCGACGGCCTCGAGCGCACCTACCGCTGGATCCACGACCAGATGAGCGCTTGA